The Candidatus Methylomirabilis sp. genome has a window encoding:
- the tatA gene encoding twin-arginine translocase TatA/TatE family subunit: MFGLGMQELIVIFVIALLVFGPGKLPELGRSLGRAMAEFRRASEELKEGLTAELSTEEEKANAPTREEQQAAKVETPPAVGQEDKPKGTHETRNV; encoded by the coding sequence ATGTTCGGACTTGGGATGCAGGAGCTGATCGTTATTTTTGTCATTGCGCTCTTGGTCTTTGGCCCTGGTAAACTGCCGGAGCTTGGTCGGTCACTGGGTCGGGCCATGGCGGAATTCAGGCGGGCCTCTGAAGAGCTGAAGGAAGGGTTGACTGCCGAGCTATCGACCGAGGAGGAAAAGGCAAACGCGCCGACGCGCGAAGAGCAGCAGGCCGCTAAGGTCGAAACGCCTCCGGCCGTAGGCCAGGAGGACAAGCCGAAGGGAACGCACGAGACGCGGAATGTCTGA